The Polaribacter sp. Q13 sequence TTTAGTTTTAATATAATTTAAGAATGACTTGGCTTTTTAATATTCAAAAACGCCATACTCACTTGTAATTGTTAATTTTTTAGTTTCTGAAGCTTCTACTCTACCTACAATTTTAGCATCTACATTAAAAGATTTAGAAATAGCAATAATATCTTCTGCAATTTCTGGAGTTACATAAATTTCCATTCTGTGTCCGCAGTTAAAAACCTGATACATTTCTTTCCAATCCGTTTTAGATTGCTCTTGTATCAATTTAAATAATGGTGGAATTGGAAACATGTTGTCTTTTACAATATGTAAATTATCTACAAAGTGTAATATTTTTGTTTGCGCACCTCCAGAACAATGAATCATACCGTGCACTTTATCCGAAGAAAAATTAGATAAAATCTTTTTTATAATTGGTGCATATGTTCTTGTTGGAGACAACACCAATTTACCAGCATCAATAGGAGAATCGGCTACTGAATCCGTCAATTTTGTATTACCAGAATACACTAGTTCCTCAGGAACAGCAGCATCAAAGCTTTCTGGATATTTTTCGGCTAAATATTTATGAAACACATCGTGTCTTGCAGATGTTAATCCGTTAGACCCCATACCTCCATTATATTCAGTCTCGTAACTTGCTTGTCCAAAAGACTCTAAACCAACAATTACATCTCCTGCTTTTATGTTTGCATTGTCAACAACATCTGTACGTTTCATACGTGCAGTTACTGTAGAATCTACAATAATGGTACGCACTAAATCGCCTACATCTGCAGTTTCACCTCCGGTTGAATGAATGGTTACTCCAAATCCTTTTAAGTCTTCAATTAACTCTTCTGTACCGTTTATAATGGCTGATAAAACTTCTCCAGGAATCTTACTTTTATTTCTACCAATAGTAGAAGACAACATAATATTATCTGTTGCACCAACACACAATAAATCATCAATATTCATAATTAAAGCATCTTGTGCAATGCCTTTCCAAACAGAAATATCGCCGGTTTCTTTCCAATACATATATGCTAAAGAAGATTTTGTACCCGCCCCATCTGCATGCATGATTAAACAATAATCTTCATCATTTGTTAAATAATCTGGAACAATTTTACAGAATGCTTTTGGAAATAAACCTTTGTCTATATTCTTAATTGCATTGTGTACATCTTCTTTTGATGCCGAAACACCTCTTTGCGCGTATCTTTTAGAAACTTCTTTACTCATGTTGTTGTGTTGTTGTTGATTGCAAATTTAACTTTCTTTTATGTGGCATCATAAAAAAACCAAATGATTTTTGTCATTTGGATTTTAATATCTCATGTTTTAAGTAAAATTATTCCCAATCTGGCATAATTGCACTTTGAAACACTTCTTGACGACTATTACTTCCATCAATTGGTGATACAAATATTTTAGTATCCGAAATACCATCGTTAGATGTATTTACGTATATTATTTCTGCTTCATTTGGAGAAAGTCGGGGATCTAAATCATTACTTCCGCTTGGCTTTGCAATAAGTATTTCTGTTTCTGTCATTGTAGCTAAATTATATTTAAAAATTTTATTATCTAACCTTCTATAATTAGATGATTGAAAATCACTTACATCTTTAGTATAGATTAACAAATTACCATCAACAGATAAATTTAAACCTCCTAAAGCACCAATATTTGCAGACACTACTGTGTTTATTACTGTTCCACTCATATCAATTGTATAAATAGAACCATCATAACCATCAGAATTATTTGTTCTTAGAACTATTCTTGTTCCGTCACTACTCCAATCACATTCAGTAATTAAATGGCCATTTGTTGTTTTATATATTAATTGAAGACCACTACCATCTTTATTAATCATATACAATTTATCAAAACTTGGATAGATAAATTTATCACCCGTTGTTGACCAAGAAAAATCTACTTCATTTAAATCAAAAGTACTAACTGGTGTATCTGAAGTTACTCTTTTTACATCAGAACCATCTGGCTTCATTGTAAAAATATGTGCCTTATTATTATACATCCTTAAAAAAGCAATTAAATTTACAGTATTATTTTTTCTAGGCCTCCAAGAGTTTGAGTTAGATTCAGTTAATTGAACAGTGTTAAATGTATCAGAATCTTCATTTAAACTTGATGAATAAATTACATTATTCCCTCCTTCAACTTTAACATACATATACCTATTCTCTGTATTTTCTTTTACTGTAAATGAATTTGAAGCACTTAGTACTTCTGAATTTATATTATCAGTTACAGCTACTTGCCAAAAATATTTACCTCCAAACTTTAAATTAGAAACCACATAAGTAGTATCAGAAAGGCTTTGAACTGTAATCACATCATTATTAAAATCATTTTTAATATCTAATCTATAAGTTAGCTCATCATCATCTACACTAGAGGAAGACCAAACTAATTCAACTGTATTTTCCGTATCTACTGCACCATCAATTGGTAATAATAATTCTGGAGTTATCGGAGGACTATTAAGCCCCGTTTCTACCTGCATTTCAAAAACAACATTTACTGTTGCTCCTTCCTCTAAAGACACAGGTTCGAAACTAGCTAAAAAACCATCTTTAGAAGCTTCTACAGAATATTCATTTATAGGTGCTTCTTCATATAAAAACTCTCCATTAACATCTGTAAATGTTGTATTATTTGTAGGCGACAATGTTATTTTTGCATTTTCAATAGGCTCAAAAGTACTTGCTTTTACAACTTTTCCTGTAATTTTTCCAAATTCTACACCACTAATAGTACTATCTTCCCCGCAGCTTAAAAATAGGCTGACGCTTATAAGAATTAATATTTTTTGTAAGATTTTCATACTAATTTTTTTTTTAAAAATAGAAATTAATTCCCGCTCTAACATTCCAAATCTTATCATCTCTTTCTCCTCTTACTAACCCTTCTAAATTGTCTGATGCTAAAATATTTTGCTCTCCTCTAAGTATCAATCCTAATTTATTGGTTACTAAATACTCTAAACCAACACCATATTGAAATTTAAAGTAAGTAACATTTAAGTTTTTATTTGAGACAGAACCTAAACCAACATACGCATAAGGTGTTAACCTATCATTAGGTAGTAAATAGTATTCAAAATTAACATTAGAATCAAAAATTGATTCTTTAAAGATATTTTTATTAGAAAGCGTTGTAGAACCAACTCCTAAAGAAAATGCATATTTAGGATTTTTTAGAAAGTATTTAATCCGTAGGTCTGCCCCCATATTAAATTCTGCATCTGAGTAATCACCTACAATTTTAGACAATCCACCTGCAGCACTAATAGCCATTTCTCCTCTTCTTGACTCTTGTTTTCTATTAAACAAATCTGTTAACTCTACTTCATCTTGCTCTTTTTTGTAATTCTTTTTTACAAAATCTACAACTTTACTACCACCTTCTGGCTCCCATATACCATCAATAATACCTTCTGTAATTAATAGCTCTACAGCTTTATCAATAGCCTCTTTAACAGCTAATTGAGCCGGTTCATTTTTGGTGATTCCTGTCTCCACTTCTAACAGCCTTCTTAAAGATACATATTTAAATAAATTAGCAGATATACCTTGTGATAAAATAGTTTTAGAAACATATACATTTTTAAGAATTTGCCCCGTTGATGTAGAAACAACTCTTAAATACACTGTAATTCTATCTTGGCGATATTCTCCGGAAGCACCAACACCAAAGTAACGCAAACCAGAACCACCTGTAATAATATTAGAATCGTAAGATACAACACCACCTTCTATAATATAATTAGCAAATAATAAAGGTGGCATTTTTACAGGTTTATTGCCTCCCGCATATTCTTGCCGAGTATTTCTAATTATTTGTCTTTCATTTAATAAATTACCTATATTTTCTCTTTCAATTGGCGTAAACCAATTAGATTCTTCTAATGATTTTAATAGAATAGAAGTACCTCCTTGCGTAACAGCTGTGCTAAAAGTAGAACCATTTTCTACGGGTTTATACTGCCCAGTCTGATCTCTAAATTTATACACCCCAACTACTGTTTTATGTTTTGGTAAAAACCGCTTTATAACCATTTCTGGTGATGTATTTTCTCCAAGCCTAGCCCTTGATTGAGTTAAAGGTTGATTAAAATAAGCTCCACAACTAGAAAAAAACATTGCTACTAGAAAATAACATAGATTAAAGTGCTTTCTTTTCATAGATTTTAATTAATTAGTTAGGAATTGTTATTTGCGTTTGTTCTCCTGTAGATGTATTTAAAATACTTACACTTAACCCGCCAACTCCCGGAGTAACTTCTACAACTAAAGAACCATAAACATACGTTCCCTCTGACAATCCTTGATTACCAAATTGTTCTTGAAACAATCCTTGAGAGAGTGAATTTAATAATTGTCTGTTTAAGCTTTCTGTAAAATTCTCTATTTCTGAAGATTGACTAAACTGACTTGAACTTTCTTCTTTAAAATCATTTTGCGCATTTGCGGAAGCTAATAATTGTTGATACGCAAAAGAATCTCCTCCTCC is a genomic window containing:
- a CDS encoding AIR synthase related protein translates to MSKEVSKRYAQRGVSASKEDVHNAIKNIDKGLFPKAFCKIVPDYLTNDEDYCLIMHADGAGTKSSLAYMYWKETGDISVWKGIAQDALIMNIDDLLCVGATDNIMLSSTIGRNKSKIPGEVLSAIINGTEELIEDLKGFGVTIHSTGGETADVGDLVRTIIVDSTVTARMKRTDVVDNANIKAGDVIVGLESFGQASYETEYNGGMGSNGLTSARHDVFHKYLAEKYPESFDAAVPEELVYSGNTKLTDSVADSPIDAGKLVLSPTRTYAPIIKKILSNFSSDKVHGMIHCSGGAQTKILHFVDNLHIVKDNMFPIPPLFKLIQEQSKTDWKEMYQVFNCGHRMEIYVTPEIAEDIIAISKSFNVDAKIVGRVEASETKKLTITSEYGVFEY
- a CDS encoding carboxypeptidase regulatory-like domain-containing protein, which codes for MKILQKILILISVSLFLSCGEDSTISGVEFGKITGKVVKASTFEPIENAKITLSPTNNTTFTDVNGEFLYEEAPINEYSVEASKDGFLASFEPVSLEEGATVNVVFEMQVETGLNSPPITPELLLPIDGAVDTENTVELVWSSSSVDDDELTYRLDIKNDFNNDVITVQSLSDTTYVVSNLKFGGKYFWQVAVTDNINSEVLSASNSFTVKENTENRYMYVKVEGGNNVIYSSSLNEDSDTFNTVQLTESNSNSWRPRKNNTVNLIAFLRMYNNKAHIFTMKPDGSDVKRVTSDTPVSTFDLNEVDFSWSTTGDKFIYPSFDKLYMINKDGSGLQLIYKTTNGHLITECDWSSDGTRIVLRTNNSDGYDGSIYTIDMSGTVINTVVSANIGALGGLNLSVDGNLLIYTKDVSDFQSSNYRRLDNKIFKYNLATMTETEILIAKPSGSNDLDPRLSPNEAEIIYVNTSNDGISDTKIFVSPIDGSNSRQEVFQSAIMPDWE
- a CDS encoding CsgG/HfaB family protein — translated: MKRKHFNLCYFLVAMFFSSCGAYFNQPLTQSRARLGENTSPEMVIKRFLPKHKTVVGVYKFRDQTGQYKPVENGSTFSTAVTQGGTSILLKSLEESNWFTPIERENIGNLLNERQIIRNTRQEYAGGNKPVKMPPLLFANYIIEGGVVSYDSNIITGGSGLRYFGVGASGEYRQDRITVYLRVVSTSTGQILKNVYVSKTILSQGISANLFKYVSLRRLLEVETGITKNEPAQLAVKEAIDKAVELLITEGIIDGIWEPEGGSKVVDFVKKNYKKEQDEVELTDLFNRKQESRRGEMAISAAGGLSKIVGDYSDAEFNMGADLRIKYFLKNPKYAFSLGVGSTTLSNKNIFKESIFDSNVNFEYYLLPNDRLTPYAYVGLGSVSNKNLNVTYFKFQYGVGLEYLVTNKLGLILRGEQNILASDNLEGLVRGERDDKIWNVRAGINFYF
- a CDS encoding curli assembly protein CsgF — protein: MRKKTILFVLFVCVTGFSFSQQLVYKSISPFFGGGDSFAYQQLLASANAQNDFKEESSSQFSQSSEIENFTESLNRQLLNSLSQGLFQEQFGNQGLSEGTYVYGSLVVEVTPGVGGLSVSILNTSTGEQTQITIPN